The DNA sequence CATATCTTTCAACTCTTCCAGACTACCATAGGCGGCGACTTCGCAGCCTAGTTCAAAAATTTCAGGAAGCTCCGGTTGATAATTCGTAAGAACAAATCCACCACATCCCATAATATCAAATATGCGCTGAGGCAGACCGGAACGGATTGCCTTAGAAGTAGGATTCAGGTTAATCTTGCTTTCGTGAAAAATAACAGGCATTTCCGTTAATGATTTTGCAAATCCCCGATTATTTACTTTAGGAAGCGTGGAAGTATCGCTGCCGGTATATAAGTCAAGGTTGAAGTGTTTTGACAGGATTTCCATAGTCCGCAGCCGCTCTACGGCGGTGATTTTGTTTCCAATATAAAGTTGCGCAGTTGTAATCTTATCCGTTAAAAAAGTATCCAGAGGATAGGTATAAAAGCCCGGTAAGCATGCTTTAAAACTTTGAACAATTTCGTCTGTAAGTAAGTCTTCCACAAAGAAATAGCCATATACCTTAAGTTGACTTTCAATTATGCCATTCAGATAGCCTGAAAGATATTCAGGTGGATTGGTCAGCTTATCATAGGGGCATTTTTCTGTGTACAGGGAGCCTACAAAAGAAATATCAGAAGAAAAACGTTTTCTTTCTGCGGCAGAGGCATTTTTTACCACCTGTTGTTTGGCTTTTACATTGACTGCAAGTGGAAAATGAAATACGTGTCCCGGGTTTAGAGGGGCTATTTCATTATATTGTGCCCGGTCAAAGAGGAATATCCGATTGCAGGGATTTTGAATAGGCTTAGCAAAAAGCTCCATAACCGGAGAGTCCACAGTCCAGCAAATGTATGGAATTTTAAAAATATTACATACATCAGAAATAATTGGAAAAAAGTTAATGGTAAATACGCAGTCATGAGGATGTTCCATAAGGTAGTTACTTACAATGCGGGCAGAGTCACCAAATACTAAATTTTTATTCGTAATTTCTTCTGTAATCTGGGAAACAGTATGTCCAAGTTCTTCGAATCCCTCTATAATATCCGGTTCGCAGATACTGCCATAGCGATAGAATAATATTTTCATCTTACTTTAAATCCTCCTGTACAATGGAAATGATTTTTTTTAGCTGGTGTTGATAGGAGAAGGAATCGCGCACCTTTTTATAGCCCTTCATGGCAATGGTAAGACGTTCCTTTTCGTGAGACAAATAATAAGCACATTTTTCACGTAGTTCGTCTATATTGCGAAATACCTCGATTTCCTTTCCGATTACAAATAAATCTTCAATTTCTTCCTGATAGTTCGTTAGGACAAATCCACCGCATCCCATGATGTCCAAGATTCGTTGCGGGACACCTGTCTCGATAGAAGAGAGCGTAACATTTAAATTGATTTTGCTTAAATAAAAAATTTTATTCATTACAGTGTAGTAATCCACACTGGTATGCGTATTAACATTTTGTAGGAAATTTGTAGGGCTTTTTGTGTATAAATGTACGTCAAAATCTTGCGCCAATGTATTCAACACAGTAACACGTTCTAATTCTGCTAATTTTCTAGGAAAGAATAATAACCCTAAGTAGGTAGTGTCGTTCAAAAGAGATGTTTGATTCCAACTGGAAATATCGGTCTGACTGAAAAGGAAATCTAAACAGTCTTGAGGAAGTTCTGGCCAATTTCGAGAAGATTCCCAATGGCACATGTTCTGCACCAAATATAATTTTAATTTCAACTGAAGATTTTCAGGAAAAGCTTGGATCAATGCGTTGTAGGTGTTGTTTTCATACAGTCCACCCACAAAAGAAATATCATGGGAAAAAAGGTGCTCATCTTCTTCGGTAATATCAAGGCATCCGGTGCGTTCCAGATTCACGGCAAGCGGCATATGAAAAATATGTGGAACGCCTGCATCTGTTAGCCGTTTACATTGCATTTTGTCGAAAATAAAGGTATAATTTGTATTGTGAAAAACAGGCGGCGTAAAGAGCGCGGTCAAAGGAGAATCATAGGTCCATGAAATATAGGGAATATTGAATTTTGCACAAATATCTGAAACAGCAGGAATGAATAGATAAGAAATAACGAAATTGTAAAGGTTATTTTCTAAATGTGCTGTTAAATATTCATTTTGTTCGACAACGGAGTTGTTGGGGTCAAACGGAGCAGATTCAAGAACATCAACAGTGTACCCCATGCTCTGCAATGCCCATGGAATATCATAGATAGAATTATGTGTTGGAACAAATAAAAATTTCATGATGAGCCTCCAAATAAATAAACAGTAATATATAGTACATTTTAGCGAAAAACCGAGAAAGAGACAAGAAGTATTTTGCAGAATATATGATTAGGAGAAGGAATATGGAAAGTCAGAAAGAATGGGCATATATGCATACGGAAGAATATATACAAGAGAAAGAGAAAAAGGAACAGGAATGGAACAGACAGAATAAAGAACAAGAGAAGATATATTTGATGCAGATTGATAAGAAGATACAAGCAGGTTCAACAGAAGCAAGAGAGGAATTGTTAAGACTGTTCCGCAATAAAGATTTTATAGAAACATACAAATCAAAAACGCAGATGGCATATTTGATTGTAATTATGCAGATATATGAGCGGGAAATTCAGGCTGATGAGAAAGTTACTATTTTGGATATAGGAAAATCAACGGAAGAAATAAAAAGTAAACTAATACAGCTAAAGTTTATTTTGTGGAAAATAGAATTTGCCAAAGATGAGCATGGAAAGGAATTACTTTTAGATTTTATCCGTAGTAACTGGATAACCCCGGATATGCTACAATATATGGTACATACGGCAGTTGCAGATAAGGGTGGTATGCTGTTAGAATTGACAGATATATTTATGGAGCAGAATATGTTTCGGTATGCGTTTCGCATGTTGGAGTATTTGGATGAATTATCTCCTGGAAATGAAACGGTTTTATGTATGCTGGCAGATTTGTGCGGAAGCGTAGGAAATAATCAGCGGGCAAAAGAATACTTGGAAAAAATTGAAACCCCGGGAAGATTGGCAGAAGGGATTAGAAGGAAATATGGATGCTAAGAAAATATGTTTTATTATGTGCGTGAATAATGAACAGTATCTCCAGGAAGCGTTGTATTATATCAATCGGTTAAATATACCGAAAGAATACAGTATAGATGTTTTGACGGTGCAGGAAGCAGAAAGTTTGACTGCAGGATATAATGAAGCAATGGAAGCATCTGATGCAAAATATAAGGTATATCTTCATCAGGATGTAATGATTGTAGAAGCGGATTTTTTAAAGTATTTGCTTCAAATATTTGAGAATCCTGAAGTTGGAATGTTTGGGATGGTAGGAGCTCCGAAACTGTCGGAAAATGGGGTCATGTGGTATAGCGACCGCATTGGGAGGCTTTATACCAGTAATATTTATTTTATGGGAGATTCCGAACTGGGTGAAGTGCAGGGAGCGTATCAAGAGGTGGAAGTAATTGATGGTCTGTTGATGGCAACTCAGTATGATATTCCGTGGAGAGCAGATATTTTTCAGAAATGGGATTTTTATGATGTATCCCAGAGTTTTGAATTTCGTAAGCGGGGATATAAGGTCGTTGTTCCAAGGATGGAAAAGCCTTGGTGTATTCATGATGATGGATTCATGAATCTGGAGAATTATTATGAAGAAAGAAAAAAGTTTTTAAAGCAATATGGATGGGGAAAACAACTGAAAGAAAAAGTATCCGTCATAATACCGACATACAATCGGGCACATTTAATTGAAAGGTCGATTAGAAGTGTGTTGAATCAGACCTATGAGGACTTTGAGTTATTGATTGTAGATGATGGTTCTACAGACAATACAAAAGAGATAGTAGAGGGAATCAACGATGACAGAATCCGCTATATACAGTGTGAGGGAAATGGTGGTGCGGCGAAGGCAAGAAATCGTGGAATTCAAGAGGCAAAATACAACTATATAGCTTTTCAGGACAGCGATGATGAGTGGCATTCAGATAAATTAGAAAAACAGATGAAGGTAATGCTTGAGGCATCTGAAGATACAGGACTTGTTTATTGTGAGTATCATTATAATGGATTAAATGGAATAGAAGATATTTGTCCGGATAGAAACATTCCGAATGAGCAAAAAAGTGGATATATTTTTCCACAGCTTTTGGCTGGAAATATGATAGGAACACCGGTTATGTTAGTAAAACGTGAATGTTTTGAAAAAGTGGGGATTTTTAATGAGAACTTTCCTTGTATGGAGGATTATGAACTGGTGCTTCGGATAGCTCAGAAGTACCGCATTGAATTTATACCGGAAATTCTTATGGAGGTACATGCCAATTATCAGTCTGTCACGAATAATCTGGAAGGTTTCCTAACAACGAAATGCATTTTGGCAGGAGCCTATAAAAAGGAGCTTCTGGAATATGGTATGTTCGATATTATTGTAGGAAGTATTATTGATAAAGCGAAAGAATTTGATTTGCTGGACAGTGTTGTGAAATATTTAGAAGCAGTCATGACAAAGTAAGGAGTAGAGAGTAAAAATGAAGAAGGTTACGGTAATTACACCATGCCATAATTCAAAAAAATATTTGGGCGAGTGTTTGGAGTCTTTGGAAAATCAAACCATAGGAGTGGAGAATTTAGAGTTTATTCTTGTAAACGATGCATCCACAGATAACACATGGGATATGATTTTAGAATTTGAGAAAAAGTACCCGGAATCGGTCATTGCAATTAATCTGCCGGAAAATCGCAGACAAGGTGGGGCGCGAAATGAAGCATTGAAATATGCTACAGGAGAATATATTGCATTTTTAGATTCTGATGATAAAGCATTGCCTGAGACTTATGAAAAGGTTTATCAGCGAGCAATAGAAACAGATGCAGATATTGTTCAGTTTAATCATTGTAATTATACGACGGATTGGGAAGAATTATGTGATAATTGCAAGATAGAGGGGGTAACAGAATTAAAAGACAAGATATCACGAAAACTTTTTCTTATGGCAGAGGTTTTAACCATGAATCATTGCAGTAAATTGTATCGACGTAAATTGCTGGAGGAAAGTCAGGCACAGTTTGCAGAGCATCGTATTTATGAAGAACCCGCATTTGTATATCCGCAGATGTTTTATGTAAAGAAAGTCTGCTGCATGAAAGAGGCATTTTATCGAATCCGAATGAATGAGGAAAGTACGATGCACTCTGAAGCGAAAAAGTCAGAAAGACTTGTGGATCATCCGGAAGTTCAGATGCAGGTGCTGAGGTATATGATAGCGCATAGGCAATTAATGATGGATTACTATGATGAAATCGAGTTTTATTTCTTAAAAACATATTATGTGGAAACGCTGTTTTTCGCAGGGCAGGGAAATATGATTTTGGGTGTAGAGTATTTCAAGAAGATGCAAAATAATGTAAAGGAATTGTTTCCGGAGTGGAGGAGTAATGCTTACTTACAAGGAGAAGAGATTCAGAATGTGAAAAAGATTCTTGATACAGTTTATAATATCTATAGTCAGGAAGAATTGATAGCGTTGTGTAGAGACGTTTATAGAACAATGGCAGGATAGCGAAAAGCGGAGAGGAAAAATGGAGCAGCGAGAAGATAGATTTAATGTATTGGTAAGGTTGATGGAGCAGGACAGCTTGAATGGACAGAATTATGTGTGCCTAGGGGATTATTACTTGGAGGAAAATAAGGAAAAGGCATATCTGTGCTATGAGAATGCATTATTTTTAGGGGGAGTAGAGGAACAAATCGTTAAAGAGAGAATTAGAACCTTAGAACAGGAAGGAATTAATAAGCACAAGGTATCAATTGTAATTCTCTCTTATAATGCTAAGGATATGCTGAAAGAATGTATAGAAAGTATTCGTAGAAATAATCCATCCTGTTCTTATGAATTGGTAATAGTAGATAATGCTTCTACAGATGGAATTGTGGATTGGTTAAGGGAACAGAAGGACATTGTACTACAATGCAACGAAGAGAATGTAGGTTTTCCTAAAGGGTGTAATCAAGGAATCGAACTGGCAGAAAAAGAAAATGACATTATGCTTTTGAATAACGATACTATTGTAACAGAGAATGCACTGTTTTGGCTTAGAATGGCATTGTGTGAACCGGAGATTGGAGCAGCAGGAAGTATCTCTAACATGACAGAAAAGGTGTCTGCAACTGTGGGGGGAAAAGAAACCAGAACGATAGAGGAACAGTTGGAATGGGCAGTGCATAATAATGTGTTATTGAAACATCCTTATGAGAAAAGCATGTGTTTGTTGGGATATGCTTTAATGATAAAACGTGAGGCATTGGAAAAGACTGGTTATTTGGATGAGAGATTTTCGCCGGGGAATTTTGAGGATGCAGATATTTGTCTCAGATTGATTCAAAAGGGGTATCAATTGGCGTTGTGTTACAACAGTTTTATTTTTCATTATGGAAGTGTAAGTTTTAAGAAAAGAGACGATTGGTACGAAAATCTCATTACAAGAAATTTCTATAAGTATAATGAAAAGTATGGATTTGATGTGGATTATTACACGAAGCAAAGAGATGATTTGATTGAACATTTGCCTAAGGATAACAGTCAGGTATTTCGACTTCTGGATATAGGGTGTGGATGTGGAAACACATTGCTAAGAATTAAAGGACTTTATCCAAATGCAGAGGTTGTGGGTGTGGAAAAATTTTCAAAAGCAGTGGAAATCGGAGCTAAAATGTCGGAAATTTATTGTCTTGATATTGAAAGCCAGGAATTGCCTTTTGAAAAACAGAGTTTTGATTATATTATTATGGGGAACGTTTTGGAACAGATAGAATATCCTAAAAAAGTTCTGAATGACATTAAGAAATATTTGAAGCTTGGAGGAACGATTATAGCAGCGGTCTATAACTCGGGAAATATAAGGAATATTTATCAATTGTTTTGTGGAACGTATGATAATACAGAAAGATATGGTCTTTGGGATAAGAAAAATATACAGTGTTTTACCGGGGAAAGTGTATTGCAATTATTTCAAGAATGTGATTTTCAAATACAAGATATTACTTTTTTGGAGAATAAACTATCGGCAGATGAGGAGAAGTTTTTAAAACTCACAGAGCAGGTGCGGAATAGAGCGCCAGAAGAATTATTGCGGGCTTATAACTATATTGTAATTGCTGGGAGAAAATAAATGGGACAGAGAGAGAATGTATTTAAACAGTTGGAAGAATTAATAGGAAAAGATAGTTTAAATGGTGCAAATTATGAAAAATTAGGAGATTATTATTTACAGGAAAATCGGGAGAAGGCTTATTTATGTTATGAAAACGCAATGTTTTTGGGAAATGTGCAAAAAGAAGATATACAAGAAAAGATACGATGTTTAGAAGAAGGGGGGGTAAAACGGCATAAGGTGTCCATTGTAATACTTTCTTATAATGCATGTGATATGATGAAGAATTGTATAAAGAGTATTCGCCGAAATAATCCGGTATCGGCGTATGAATTGGTGGTAATAGATAACGCTTCTACTGATGGAGTTGTAGAGTGGTTAAAAGAGCAGGAGGATATTGTATTACAGTGTAATGAGGAAAATGTAGGTTTTCCAAAAGGATGTAATCAGGGAATTGCATTAGCGGAAAAAGCAAACGATATTATGCTCTTAAACAATGATACAATTGTTACAGAAAATGCATTGTTTTGGCTTAGAATGGCAGTATGTGAACCTAAAATAGGAGCAGCAGGAAGTATTTCAAATATGGCAGAAAAGCTATCATCAGAAGGAACTGGAAGGGAAAAACGGAGCTTAGAAGAACAACTAAAGCAGGCGAGAACAAATAATATACTCATGAAACATCCCTATGAGATTGGAATGTTTTTGCGGGGATATGCGGTATTGTTGGAAAGAGTAGCATTAGAAAAGACGGGATATTTAGATGAGGTATTTTCACCGGGAAACTATGAGGACGCAGATATTTGTCTACGAATGATTCAGGCAGGTTATCATTTGGCAATGTGTTATAATAGTTTTATTTTTCATTATGGAAGTGTTAGCTTTAATCAGAAAAGAGAGTGGTATTTAAATATATATAGTAGAAATCACTATATTTATACTCAAAAATACGGATTTGATGTAGACTATTATGCAAAGCAAAGGCTGGATTTGATAAAGTATCTTCCGGAAAATGAGAATGAATCATTTCGGGTGCTTGATATTGGATGTGGATGCGGAAATACACTTTTTAGAATAAAGGGGTTATATCCAAATGCAGAGATTATAGGAGTGGAAAAAGAAAGAAAAGCTGTATTAATTGGAGAAAAGATTGCTCCGATATATTGTATTGATGTGGAAGAACAGGAGATTCCGTTTGAAACGCAAAGTTTTGATTATATTATTATGGGGAATGTATTAGAACAACTTAGAGAACCGAAGAAAGTGCTAAACAGGGTGAAAGATTATTTAAAACCAGGTGGAAAGCTTATCACTTCTGTTTATAACTTTGCTAATGTTAAAAATTTATGTGGATTATTACGAGGAAGTTATAATTATACAGATCAATCTGGAATTTGGGATAGAAAAAATAAACAGTGTTTTGCAGGAGCGAAGTTACTTCAAATGTTCAGAGAATGTAATCTAAAAATACAAGATATAGAGAGTATGGGAAATCCGTTAACAACTGAGGAAGAAGGTTTTTTAGTATCGGTAGAAGGAATGGAATGGTGTGAGGAAGAAGAAGGAATGTTACGAACAGATAACTATATTATAATTGCAAATAAAGAAAAGTGAAAGGATTAGGAGAGAAATGAATGAATTGGTAACAGTTATAATGCCGGCGTATAATGCAGAAAAGTATATTGAACAATCTATTTCAAGTATTATAAATCAGATATATGAGAATTGGGAACTGGTAATTGTAAATGATGCTTCTACAGATCGTACAGAAGAAATCATTAAAAAGTATGTGGAAAAGTATCCTGAGAAAATACGTATGTACGCAAATGAAAAGAATAGCGGTGCAGCAGTTGCACTAAATAAAGCAATGCAGAATGCTCGGGGAGAATATATGTGCTGGTTAAGTGCAGATGATTTATATTTTGAAACGATGATATCTTCTCAAATAGAGTATTTGCATGAACATCCGAATTTTGATGCTGTATTTTCAAAGTTTGTTTCTATTAATGAAAATAGTGAATTGTTGGGGATGTGGGAACCAACAGCTTATTTAGAGGAAGTGGATAGTGAAAATCCGGTTGCACATTATATAACATTATTGATGACGGGAAATGCATTTCATGGGTGTTCATTATTAGGAAAGCGAGAAAGCTGGGTGAAGACAGGTGAATTTAATCCAGATGCATCATATGCAACAGATTACGACTATTGGTTTCGAATGGCTGCAGTAACTAAAATTGGTTTTTTAAATGAGTTTAATGTAATGGGAAGAGAACATCCGGAACAAGGGACTAAAAAAGGGGAAAATGATATATATGCTATTAGAGTATTTTGTGATTTGAGAAAAGATGAAGAGCTAATGAGAAATTTATTTGAGAAAACCGGAATACCATACTCGAAAGATACGGTAAAACAGTGCTTCATTAGTAGAATGAATATGTATAAAGATAAAGATAGAGAATTGATTGAGGTGTTAAAAGGATTTCAAGAATATTTGGAAGAATGTATGGAGGGGTAAAATGGAAATAAAAGAAGAAATCGGAAAAATAGATTTGAATCAAAATAATGATGCTAAGTTAGAGGGAAAAGAGATAGTTATTTTTGGAAGTGGAGTAAATGGCGCGTGGGTATATGAGCAATTAATGAAAAAGAAGAGTAAAATAATTTGTTTTTTGGATGATAAACATTTTGAGAAAAGAAATGAAGTTCCCGTAATGAATGAAAAGCAGTTGCAGGAGGCGGACTTAAATCTAGAAGAGATTATTGTTATTGTATCATTTTATGTAAAAAGTGAAGAAAAATATAATGAGATTAAAGAAAGGCTTCAGAAGATTGGATTCAGGGAAGAAAATATTGTACATTTTGTAGAAGCATTTATGGAGAGCTATTTTGATAAAGAGCTATTGGTTTCGCAAGAAAAAGAAATAGAATTGGCTTATAGCAGATTAGAGGAGGAAGAAAGCAGGAGGGTATTTGAAAATTATATTAAGGCAATTGTCGGAGGAAATGCGGAAGAATTTTCAAAGCCGGTAAATGAGGAACAGTATTTTGATAAAGATATTATAAAGGATGTGAGGGAAGGAACATATTTTGTAGATTGTGGAGCATATATAGGGGATACATTTGAGAGCTTTCAAAAACAGAAATTGAAATTAAATTATATTGGGTTCGAACCGGATATAAATAATTTTAACATATTATCAGATAGAGTAAAATGTTGTGAGACAGAGTATCATCCGGTACTATTTCCTTGTGCTACTTCCAAGGAAAATGCTCTTGTTAGTTTTTCCTATTCGGAAGAGAAATCTGACAGCCCGGGAAGCGCTATCTGCGAAAGCGGAAATGTTACAGTGCCGGGGGTTGCTTTAGATACTGTGATTTCGGGACTTCCGATATCGTATATAAAAATGGATATTGAAGGTGCTGAATATGACAGCTTGCAGGGGGCAGAACAGATTATACGAAAATATCATCCTGATTTAGCAATCTGTACATATCATAAAACGGATGATATATGGCGTCTTATCAATTTGGTATATTCTTTTAATCATAACTATCAATTTTATTTGAGAAGTTATTATTTATTTAGTAGAGAAACGGTATTGTATGCAATAGAGAAAAAGTAGAAGGAGGACAACATGGGGATTTTTAAAGATAAGGTATTGATGATTACAGGTGGAACAGGATCTTTTGGAAATGCAGTTTTGAAACGTTTTTTAGAGACGGATATAAAAGAAATACGAATATTTTCCAGAGACGAAAAAAAGCAAGATGATATGCGACATGAATATCAGGTAATGTTCCCGGAGGCAAGTAACAAAATTAAGTTTTATATTGGGGATGTACGAGATTTTAGAAGTGTACGAGATGCAATGTATGATGTTGATTACATATTTCATGCTGCCGCATTGAAACAGGTACCTTCCTGTGAATTTTTCCCAATCGAAGCTGTTCGGACAAATGTATTAGGAACGGATAATGTTTTAACTGCGGCTAATGAAATGGGTGTTAAGAAAATAGTGTGTCTTTCTACAGATAAAGCAGCATATCCAATTAATGCAATGGGAACGTCTAAAGCGTTGATGGAAAAGGTTGTTGTAGCAAAGTCCAGAACAGTAGCACCGGAAAAGACGATGATTTGTTGCACACGCTATGGAAATGTAATGTGCTCCAGAGGCTCCGTTATTCCGCTGTTTATTGATCAGATAAAAAAAGGAAAGTGCATGACAGTAACAGAACCTAAAATGACGAGATTCATTATGAGTCTGGAGGAGGCTGTTGATTTGGTGTTATTTGCTTTTGAGAATGCCAGTTCAGGGGATATTATGGTTCAGAAAGCCCCTGCTTGCACAATAGAGGTTCTTGCACAGGCAGTAAGAGAAATCTTTAATCCGAAAGCAGAAATAAAAGTGATAGGAATTCGACATGGAGAAAAGATGTATGAAACACTTTTGACCAATGAAGAGTGTGCTCACGCGATAGATCTTGGAAATTTTTATAGAGTTTCTGTTGATAAAAGAGACCTAAACTATGACAAATATTTCACACATGGAAATGTGGAACGAAATGTATTGAAAGAATTTAATTCAAATAACACAAAGATATTGGGAGTAGAGGAAGTAAAAGAAAAGTTATTACAGTTGAAGTATATCCAAGAGCAGTTGGAAGGATGGGAGTGCTAAAATGAAGTTTTTGGTGTTAGGGGCATCTGGAATGGCAGGTCATACAATTGCACTTTATTTGAAAGAGAGAGGACATGTTGTTGATGGATTTTCCAGAAGAAAAGTAAGTATTTGCAATAGTATAGTGGGAGATGCCCGGAATGAAAAGGATATAAGAGAAATCATTCGAGAGGGAAAATACGATATTGTAATCAATGCGATTGGAATTTTAAACCAGTATGCTGAACAATATAAGGACCAGGCAGTATATCTGAATAGTTTTTTGCCACATTTTTTAGCTGAAATTACGAAAGATATGCATACGAGAGTTATACATATGAGCACAGACTGTGTGTTTGCAGGAAATAGTGGTCCATATACAGAGGAGTCTTTCTGTGATGGAAGAAGCTTTTATGACAGGAGTAAGGCGTTAGGGGAATTAAGAGATGAGAAGAATCTCACCATACGCACTTCCATTATTGGACCGGATATGAGTGCACAAGGAATAGGCCTTTTAAATTGGTTTATGAAACAAGAAAAGGAAGTAAGTGGATATGTACATGCTATGTGGACAGGAGTTACAACATTAGAGCTTGCGAATATAATGGAAGAAGCAGCCCAAAATGGGATAACAGGATTGCACCATATGGTATATGAGAAAAATATTAGTAAATATGAATTGCTGAAGCTGTTTAACCGTTATTTGAGAAAAGATAAAATTACAATTCATAAGAATGAAGAGATTTATCTGGATAAAACTTTGGTTCGGACAAACTTCGATTTTTCATATCAAGTACCGGATTATGAAAAAATGATAGCTGAAATGACAGAGTGGATGAAGGTGCATAAGGCGTTATATCCGCATTATAATTTAGAAGAACTGTAGGAAGCAGGTAGAGTATAGTGAAAAAATTAAAGTTAATGACAGTGGTAGGAACAAGACCGGAGATTATAAAAATGTCTGCAATTATAAAAAAATGCGATGAATATTTTAATCATATATTAGTGCATACAGGGCAGAATTATGATTATGAGTTGAATCAAGTTTTTTTTGAAGAACTGGGGCTGCGCAAACCGGATTACTATCTGGGAGTGGTTGGAAAAGATTTAGGAGAAACCATGGGGAATGTCATTGCGAAGTCCTATGAGTTATTTGCAAAAGAAAAGCCGGATGCGGTAATTGTACTTGGAGATACCAATTCTTGTTTATGTGTTATTTCTGCGAAACGCTTGAAAATACCAATTTTTCACATGGAGGCGGGGAATAGGTGCTTTGATGAGAATTTGCCGGAGGAAATTAACCGAAGAATTGTGGATGTTACCAGTGATGTAAATCTTTGTTATACAGAACATGCCAGAAGGTATTTGAATGCAGCCGGAATTCCGAGGGAACGGACTTATGTAGTTGGGTCCCCTATGGCCGAGGTACTTTCCGGTGTGCTGGATAAAATTGAAGGTAGCAAAGTGTTAGAAAAACTGGGATTGGAAAAGGGAAAATATATTTTGTTGTCTGCACATAGAGAGGAAAATATAGACCAGGAAGAAAATTTTATGGAATTGATGAATG is a window from the Roseburia sp. 499 genome containing:
- a CDS encoding methyltransferase, which gives rise to MGQRENVFKQLEELIGKDSLNGANYEKLGDYYLQENREKAYLCYENAMFLGNVQKEDIQEKIRCLEEGGVKRHKVSIVILSYNACDMMKNCIKSIRRNNPVSAYELVVIDNASTDGVVEWLKEQEDIVLQCNEENVGFPKGCNQGIALAEKANDIMLLNNDTIVTENALFWLRMAVCEPKIGAAGSISNMAEKLSSEGTGREKRSLEEQLKQARTNNILMKHPYEIGMFLRGYAVLLERVALEKTGYLDEVFSPGNYEDADICLRMIQAGYHLAMCYNSFIFHYGSVSFNQKREWYLNIYSRNHYIYTQKYGFDVDYYAKQRLDLIKYLPENENESFRVLDIGCGCGNTLFRIKGLYPNAEIIGVEKERKAVLIGEKIAPIYCIDVEEQEIPFETQSFDYIIMGNVLEQLREPKKVLNRVKDYLKPGGKLITSVYNFANVKNLCGLLRGSYNYTDQSGIWDRKNKQCFAGAKLLQMFRECNLKIQDIESMGNPLTTEEEGFLVSVEGMEWCEEEEGMLRTDNYIIIANKEK
- a CDS encoding glycosyltransferase family 2 protein; translation: MNELVTVIMPAYNAEKYIEQSISSIINQIYENWELVIVNDASTDRTEEIIKKYVEKYPEKIRMYANEKNSGAAVALNKAMQNARGEYMCWLSADDLYFETMISSQIEYLHEHPNFDAVFSKFVSINENSELLGMWEPTAYLEEVDSENPVAHYITLLMTGNAFHGCSLLGKRESWVKTGEFNPDASYATDYDYWFRMAAVTKIGFLNEFNVMGREHPEQGTKKGENDIYAIRVFCDLRKDEELMRNLFEKTGIPYSKDTVKQCFISRMNMYKDKDRELIEVLKGFQEYLEECMEG
- a CDS encoding FkbM family methyltransferase, with amino-acid sequence MEIKEEIGKIDLNQNNDAKLEGKEIVIFGSGVNGAWVYEQLMKKKSKIICFLDDKHFEKRNEVPVMNEKQLQEADLNLEEIIVIVSFYVKSEEKYNEIKERLQKIGFREENIVHFVEAFMESYFDKELLVSQEKEIELAYSRLEEEESRRVFENYIKAIVGGNAEEFSKPVNEEQYFDKDIIKDVREGTYFVDCGAYIGDTFESFQKQKLKLNYIGFEPDINNFNILSDRVKCCETEYHPVLFPCATSKENALVSFSYSEEKSDSPGSAICESGNVTVPGVALDTVISGLPISYIKMDIEGAEYDSLQGAEQIIRKYHPDLAICTYHKTDDIWRLINLVYSFNHNYQFYLRSYYLFSRETVLYAIEKK
- a CDS encoding polysaccharide biosynthesis protein; this translates as MGIFKDKVLMITGGTGSFGNAVLKRFLETDIKEIRIFSRDEKKQDDMRHEYQVMFPEASNKIKFYIGDVRDFRSVRDAMYDVDYIFHAAALKQVPSCEFFPIEAVRTNVLGTDNVLTAANEMGVKKIVCLSTDKAAYPINAMGTSKALMEKVVVAKSRTVAPEKTMICCTRYGNVMCSRGSVIPLFIDQIKKGKCMTVTEPKMTRFIMSLEEAVDLVLFAFENASSGDIMVQKAPACTIEVLAQAVREIFNPKAEIKVIGIRHGEKMYETLLTNEECAHAIDLGNFYRVSVDKRDLNYDKYFTHGNVERNVLKEFNSNNTKILGVEEVKEKLLQLKYIQEQLEGWEC
- a CDS encoding SDR family oxidoreductase, with translation MKFLVLGASGMAGHTIALYLKERGHVVDGFSRRKVSICNSIVGDARNEKDIREIIREGKYDIVINAIGILNQYAEQYKDQAVYLNSFLPHFLAEITKDMHTRVIHMSTDCVFAGNSGPYTEESFCDGRSFYDRSKALGELRDEKNLTIRTSIIGPDMSAQGIGLLNWFMKQEKEVSGYVHAMWTGVTTLELANIMEEAAQNGITGLHHMVYEKNISKYELLKLFNRYLRKDKITIHKNEEIYLDKTLVRTNFDFSYQVPDYEKMIAEMTEWMKVHKALYPHYNLEEL
- the wecB gene encoding non-hydrolyzing UDP-N-acetylglucosamine 2-epimerase; translated protein: MKKLKLMTVVGTRPEIIKMSAIIKKCDEYFNHILVHTGQNYDYELNQVFFEELGLRKPDYYLGVVGKDLGETMGNVIAKSYELFAKEKPDAVIVLGDTNSCLCVISAKRLKIPIFHMEAGNRCFDENLPEEINRRIVDVTSDVNLCYTEHARRYLNAAGIPRERTYVVGSPMAEVLSGVLDKIEGSKVLEKLGLEKGKYILLSAHREENIDQEENFMELMNAVNTMAEYYQMPIVYSMHPRSRKIIEKRGFKFHEVVRPLQPFGFYDYNCLQRNAFCVVSDSGTVPEEAAYFKFPAVSIRTSTERPEAMDKGVFTIGSITGESVLQAVELATAMYAQGDLPVDVPDYVEENVSVKVVKIIQSYTEIVNRMVWRK